One window of Curtobacterium sp. 458 genomic DNA carries:
- a CDS encoding ATP-binding protein, whose product MRRPRATRLGRSAVLALPSIIVLAATGVTTGVAAAVQEQSIRASVVDQVSGVASNLADLPEVRAAVTSVVDAGAPGALADADGLTSATASLQPIASLVEGASGVSYVVVTDDEGVRITHPDPSERGELVETTIAPVLAGERFVGTETGPSGPTLRAKVPIVGDDGEVVGVVAVGVLESAIAADRARAFGALLPWSTGALVVATLASVLLSLGIARRLRRADAVDAESRQVRRTTDALREQAHEFGTRLHVVRGLVARGDGPDALAYIDAVAPGLTSGGGAGSPRRGAVATATIEAVRSEVDAHGATLELRVADDVVLDDEVLLVVANLCRNAAEAGAARVRCTIGTRGDLVAVTVEDDGPGIDPADAHRVLGSGWSSKADETGLGRGVGLAVVRRTATDRGGSVVVGRSASLGGARLDVEMAVAP is encoded by the coding sequence GTGAGGAGACCGCGTGCCACCCGACTCGGACGCAGCGCCGTGCTGGCGTTGCCGAGCATCATCGTGCTGGCGGCGACCGGCGTGACCACGGGGGTCGCCGCAGCCGTGCAGGAGCAGAGCATCCGGGCCTCCGTGGTCGACCAGGTGTCCGGTGTCGCGTCGAACCTCGCCGACCTGCCCGAGGTCCGGGCCGCCGTCACGTCGGTCGTCGACGCCGGCGCTCCCGGAGCGCTCGCCGACGCCGACGGTCTGACGTCGGCCACGGCGTCGCTCCAGCCGATCGCCTCCCTCGTCGAGGGCGCCTCGGGGGTCTCGTACGTCGTGGTCACGGACGACGAGGGGGTGCGCATCACCCACCCCGACCCGTCCGAGCGCGGCGAGCTCGTCGAGACGACGATCGCGCCAGTGCTCGCGGGCGAACGGTTCGTCGGCACCGAGACCGGTCCGTCCGGCCCGACCCTGCGTGCGAAGGTGCCGATCGTCGGTGACGACGGCGAGGTGGTCGGGGTCGTCGCGGTCGGCGTGCTCGAGTCGGCGATCGCGGCCGACCGTGCACGGGCGTTCGGCGCGCTGCTGCCCTGGAGCACGGGCGCCCTCGTCGTGGCGACGCTCGCGAGCGTGCTGCTCTCGCTCGGGATCGCACGGCGGCTGCGGCGAGCGGACGCCGTCGACGCGGAGAGCCGACAGGTGCGGCGGACCACCGACGCGCTGCGCGAGCAGGCGCACGAGTTCGGGACGCGGCTGCACGTCGTCCGCGGGCTCGTGGCGCGGGGCGACGGTCCGGACGCGCTCGCGTACATCGACGCGGTGGCACCAGGGCTGACCAGCGGAGGCGGCGCGGGGTCCCCGCGGCGCGGCGCCGTGGCGACCGCCACGATCGAGGCGGTGCGCTCCGAGGTCGACGCGCACGGGGCCACGCTCGAGCTGCGGGTCGCCGACGACGTCGTGCTCGACGACGAGGTCCTGCTCGTCGTCGCGAACCTGTGCCGGAACGCCGCCGAGGCGGGTGCGGCACGGGTGCGCTGCACGATCGGCACCCGGGGCGACCTGGTGGCGGTCACCGTCGAGGACGACGGCCCCGGTATCGACCCGGCGGACGCCCACCGGGTGCTCGGGTCCGGCTGGTCGTCGAAGGCCGACGAGACCGGCCTCGGTCGTGGCGTCGGGCTCGCGGTCGTGCGACGCACGGCGACCGACCGCGGCGGCTCGGTGGTCGTCGGGCGGTCGGCGTCGCTCGGCGGGGCACGGCTGGACGTCGAGATGGCGGTGGCGCCGTGA
- a CDS encoding tripartite tricarboxylate transporter substrate-binding protein translates to MTEQSAPATPARPRGRRAVARAVGAAVAAVSIGVAAFGSITSAAAGGDPTTSVTIVAPAAAGGGWDGVARSMQQAQRANGIVNSVQVVNMPGAGGTIALGNVARLEGQTDTLLVGGTGLLAAEVQFGSAVTHDDITPLAVTVEEYDVIVVPADSPYETLDDLVEAWRARPGSVPWTGGGSFDQLVVTDLAVSAGLDPADTNYIPSDGGGEAIQALLNGTAAAASGGYPDNIDQIETGRLRALALVAQQPVQGIDIPTAVDQGYDVTLTNWRMIAAPGGLDETERTQLTGIVRDTLRTPEWRDAMDRYHWTERIITGDDLDAFIVEERERIQGLYEELGR, encoded by the coding sequence ATGACAGAGCAGTCAGCACCGGCGACGCCCGCACGGCCACGGGGCCGTCGCGCCGTCGCCCGCGCGGTCGGCGCAGCCGTCGCCGCGGTGTCCATCGGCGTCGCGGCCTTCGGGTCCATCACCTCCGCCGCGGCCGGTGGCGACCCCACGACCTCCGTGACGATCGTGGCGCCCGCTGCGGCCGGCGGCGGCTGGGACGGCGTCGCGCGGTCGATGCAGCAGGCGCAGCGCGCGAACGGCATCGTGAACTCGGTGCAGGTCGTCAACATGCCGGGTGCCGGCGGCACGATCGCGCTCGGCAACGTCGCACGGCTCGAGGGCCAGACGGACACGCTGCTCGTGGGCGGGACCGGCCTGCTCGCCGCCGAGGTCCAGTTCGGGTCCGCCGTGACCCACGACGACATCACGCCCCTCGCGGTGACCGTCGAGGAGTACGACGTCATCGTCGTCCCCGCCGACTCCCCCTACGAGACACTCGACGACCTCGTCGAGGCCTGGCGCGCGCGGCCCGGCTCCGTTCCGTGGACGGGCGGCGGTTCGTTCGACCAGCTCGTCGTCACCGATCTCGCCGTGTCGGCCGGGCTCGACCCGGCGGACACGAACTACATCCCCTCGGACGGTGGCGGCGAGGCCATCCAGGCGCTGCTCAACGGCACCGCCGCGGCGGCCTCCGGCGGCTACCCCGACAACATCGACCAGATCGAGACGGGCCGTCTGCGCGCGCTCGCGCTCGTGGCGCAGCAGCCGGTCCAGGGCATCGACATCCCCACCGCGGTCGACCAGGGGTACGACGTGACGCTGACCAACTGGCGCATGATCGCTGCTCCGGGCGGACTCGACGAGACCGAACGGACGCAGCTCACGGGCATCGTACGCGACACCCTGCGGACGCCCGAGTGGCGCGACGCGATGGACCGGTACCACTGGACGGAGCGGATCATCACGGGCGACGACCTCGATGCGTTCATCGTCGAGGAACGGGAACGCATCCAGGGGCTCTACGAGGAGTTGGGCCGATGA
- a CDS encoding tripartite tricarboxylate transporter TctB family protein: MTRPSNPTSSSAVVGQRLTLRADPGRVAEVAKELTTPALFTTFAVYLIVGIVTMEVPAGTAFPGPAVFPGLVAAALLLLAGLLVVRSVRQLRHGPDETRAAASAAAPAAAAPAPAAPGAAGPADTVVVEQAEPERSVRVDWRSLAWVVVSFAAFALLLDVLGWIVGAGLLFLGVAKGLGAPGWLRPLVVGLTVAALSYIAFDMVLDLSLPSGIVGWRF; encoded by the coding sequence ATGACGCGTCCGAGCAACCCCACGTCGTCGTCCGCGGTCGTCGGACAGCGTCTCACGCTCCGCGCCGACCCCGGCCGTGTCGCCGAAGTGGCGAAGGAGCTCACGACGCCGGCGCTCTTCACAACCTTCGCGGTGTACCTGATCGTCGGGATCGTGACGATGGAGGTGCCCGCCGGCACCGCGTTCCCGGGGCCCGCGGTGTTCCCCGGGCTCGTCGCCGCGGCACTCCTGCTGCTGGCGGGCCTGCTCGTCGTCCGGTCCGTCCGACAGCTGCGGCACGGCCCGGACGAAACCCGAGCCGCGGCGAGCGCAGCAGCACCCGCCGCGGCTGCACCGGCCCCGGCCGCGCCCGGCGCCGCCGGCCCGGCGGACACCGTCGTCGTCGAACAGGCGGAGCCGGAGCGGTCGGTCCGCGTCGACTGGCGCTCACTGGCCTGGGTCGTCGTGTCGTTCGCCGCCTTCGCCCTGCTGCTCGACGTGCTCGGCTGGATCGTCGGCGCCGGTCTGCTGTTCCTCGGCGTCGCCAAGGGCCTCGGTGCCCCCGGCTGGCTCCGCCCCCTCGTCGTCGGACTGACGGTGGCTGCGCTCAGCTACATCGCCTTCGACATGGTGCTCGACCTGTCGCTGCCCTCGGGCATCGTCGGATGGAGGTTCTGA
- a CDS encoding tripartite tricarboxylate transporter permease has protein sequence MDVLGLLGDGFAGALTPANLLWVVVGCLLGTAVGVLPGLGSSMAVALLLPVTFSLDPTAAFIMFAGVYFGGLFGDSTMGILMNTPGQASAIASTFEGHRMALNGRAAQALATAAIGAFVGGMVASVLVVFLAPALATFSSSFGPAEFFALALFAFVTTSSVVTDDALKGLGSLCLGLGIAVIGVDGISGAPRFTMGVPELFDGISLVTVTVAILALGEVIHVACLARHLQDGKMVRATGRPWLSKKELREAAPAWLRGTAIGLPFGVVPAGGSEIPTFLAFGLEKRLDARRKDPQFGRGAIRGLAAPEAAGNSTTGMAMGALLSLGLPVSATAAIMLAAFRQYGLQPGPLLFDRSPDLVWALLASFFIAMVVLLIINLPFAMLWAKLLRIPRAYLYAGIAVFCGLGIYATSGSVFDLLMLLGIGIVGFLMRALDVPLAPLVIGMVLGPLAETSLRDAALSADGDFSVLVAGPIPIVLYAVLAVVLALTVRSRVIARRARRREAAVR, from the coding sequence ATGGACGTGCTCGGTCTCCTCGGTGACGGGTTCGCGGGAGCCCTGACGCCCGCCAACCTGCTCTGGGTCGTCGTCGGCTGCCTCCTCGGCACCGCCGTCGGCGTGCTCCCCGGTCTCGGGTCGTCGATGGCGGTGGCGCTGCTGCTGCCCGTGACGTTCTCGCTCGACCCGACGGCGGCGTTCATCATGTTCGCCGGCGTCTACTTCGGCGGCCTCTTCGGCGACTCGACGATGGGCATCCTGATGAACACGCCGGGGCAGGCCTCGGCGATCGCGTCGACGTTCGAGGGCCACAGGATGGCGCTGAACGGTCGGGCGGCACAGGCGCTCGCGACCGCGGCGATCGGCGCGTTCGTCGGCGGCATGGTCGCGTCGGTCCTCGTCGTGTTCCTCGCACCGGCGCTCGCGACGTTCTCGTCGAGCTTCGGACCGGCCGAGTTCTTCGCCCTCGCGCTCTTCGCGTTCGTCACGACGTCGTCGGTCGTGACCGACGACGCGCTCAAGGGACTCGGGTCGCTGTGCCTCGGTCTCGGCATCGCGGTCATCGGCGTCGACGGCATCTCCGGCGCACCCCGATTCACGATGGGCGTCCCCGAGTTGTTCGACGGCATCTCGCTCGTCACGGTGACCGTGGCGATCCTCGCCCTCGGCGAGGTCATCCACGTCGCGTGCCTCGCCCGCCACCTGCAGGACGGGAAGATGGTGCGGGCCACCGGTCGCCCGTGGCTGTCGAAGAAGGAGCTCCGCGAAGCGGCACCCGCCTGGCTGCGCGGCACCGCGATCGGGCTGCCGTTCGGCGTCGTCCCCGCCGGCGGCTCCGAGATCCCGACGTTCCTCGCGTTCGGCCTGGAGAAGCGGCTCGACGCGCGACGGAAGGACCCGCAGTTCGGACGCGGGGCGATCCGGGGCCTCGCCGCTCCCGAGGCGGCCGGCAACTCGACGACGGGGATGGCGATGGGCGCGCTGCTGTCACTCGGCCTCCCGGTGTCGGCGACCGCCGCGATCATGCTCGCCGCCTTCCGACAGTACGGTCTGCAGCCCGGCCCGCTGCTGTTCGACCGGTCCCCCGACCTCGTCTGGGCGCTGCTCGCGTCGTTCTTCATCGCGATGGTGGTGCTGCTCATCATCAACCTGCCGTTCGCGATGCTCTGGGCGAAGCTGCTCCGCATCCCGCGCGCGTACCTCTACGCCGGCATCGCGGTGTTCTGCGGCCTCGGCATCTACGCGACGAGCGGCTCGGTGTTCGACCTGCTCATGCTGCTCGGCATCGGCATCGTCGGCTTCCTGATGCGGGCGCTCGACGTGCCGCTCGCGCCGCTCGTGATCGGCATGGTGCTCGGCCCGCTCGCGGAGACCAGCCTGCGTGACGCGGCGCTGAGCGCCGACGGCGACTTCTCGGTGCTCGTCGCGGGGCCGATCCCGATCGTGCTGTACGCCGTGCTCGCCGTCGTCCTCGCGCTCACGGTGCGGAGCCGCGTCATCGC